Below is a genomic region from Anopheles bellator unplaced genomic scaffold, idAnoBellAS_SP24_06.2 scaffold01117_ctg1, whole genome shotgun sequence.
ATGGCGCCTTCCACAATCTCGTAATGAGTATGCAGAAGCATTAAACTCATGATATAGAAACAATACACCAAACGACATTTGAAAATCGCAACGTGTACCTCCAACAGTATAACCACGAATTGTGGAAAAGTGAGTTTATTCGGCGAAGTATCTTGCTCATCAATGCTGTTATTTGCCCTAATCGTATTTCTTTGGATATCGTACAAACGCTCCGAAGATCATAGAAGGACAAGATTGGAAAGAAGAGCCGCGCCGTCAAATGCAAAAGCAGAGAGCATCCAGCTGACGTCGATCCAATGCAGTTCTAAGTGCGAGGACGCAATTTCTTTACCCCCGGAGGAGTTATAAGTGCATCAACCATGGAGTCATGAGCAATGCAATGGATTAACGTTACGAGCAATGGATTAACGAAATAGGCGGTAACGGTCAGTGACGGTAGCCAAGCTGACAGAACGCATACATGCATGTGTCAGCTAAACATAGggataagaaattaaattgtattaGGGCACTCTGATTTGAGCCGTCTTGCGATCAAGACGTATAATTATATACGATTTTTTATACGCTTATACGATTCGACTACGATTAAAAGTAAGCAATTATTTGAATGTTATTTCCAAACAgttaaatttatcaaatttaatAGATTGATGACCGAGATATTTAACATTACAAAGTAGATACTTACTTGAAAGTACATAAAGTTCAACAGTTTTTTCACCTCTGGACTGAGAACTTCAACCGTCTTTTCGTAGATTTCGACTCGGTTCGGCTGCTCGTTTGACTTCGGTTGCGGTATCGCCCGCGAACAGCAGCGCCATGTATACAGCATAACAGCATGTTTTTGGCCTTCGTCAAGAAGTTGATTCTACGAAATAAAGagttatttacaaaacaattaaaaaaaagaatattttgATGGGCTTTGGCTCTCAAAATGTAACAGTTTGTAcctaaacaaaaataataatttgcaTTCAAACATACCAGATTCGCATGAGTAGTAGCCTCCTCGATATATTTTGCAATACCCGTCACAAACCCGTTTCGATCCTCGAAATTCGTATCAAAGTTAGCCTGGTAAACCACAGAGCAGGGCTGCGCTTCAATACAGGGTTGTTCGTCGGGTAATGGTAACTCATCCAACACCTCGACGTTGGATAACGCATCCGCTAGGGTGATCTTTTCCTGTGACATCTTTTTAATGC
It encodes:
- the LOC131214490 gene encoding cytoplasmic FMR1-interacting protein-like; amino-acid sequence: MSQEKITLADALSNVEVLDELPLPDEQPCIEAQPCSVVYQANFDTNFEDRNGFVTGIAKYIEEATTHANLNQLLDEGQKHAVMLYTWRCCSRAIPQPKSNEQPNRVEIYEKTVEVLSPEVKKLLNFMYFQ